Proteins from a genomic interval of Rhodococcoides fascians A25f:
- a CDS encoding TrmH family RNA methyltransferase — protein sequence MSGDSATPSEDIGPTEWGDNPNGVGPWADSHSEPPPDDPRLDPELLAGGDRRNVVDAYRYWRREAIVEDIDTRRHSLHVAIENFTNDANIGTVVRTANAFAAQAVHIVGRRRWNRRGAMVTDRYQHLHHHDSVEALMAFAAEQGLVVVAVDNTPGSVPIETAELPRECLLLFGQEGPGVTDGARESSSMTVSIAQFGSTRSINAGVAAGIAMHAWIRQHADLDTAW from the coding sequence TTGAGCGGCGACAGCGCAACTCCGTCGGAGGACATCGGCCCCACCGAGTGGGGCGACAACCCCAACGGCGTCGGCCCCTGGGCCGATTCCCACTCCGAACCGCCACCCGACGATCCACGGTTGGATCCAGAGCTTCTCGCCGGTGGTGACCGCCGCAACGTCGTCGACGCCTACCGCTACTGGCGGCGTGAGGCCATCGTCGAAGACATCGACACTCGACGCCACTCGCTGCACGTCGCTATCGAGAACTTCACCAACGACGCGAACATCGGCACGGTGGTGCGCACTGCGAACGCCTTCGCCGCCCAGGCTGTGCACATCGTCGGACGACGTCGATGGAATCGCCGCGGTGCCATGGTCACCGACCGCTACCAGCATCTCCATCACCACGATTCGGTGGAGGCGTTGATGGCGTTCGCCGCCGAGCAGGGCCTGGTTGTCGTCGCCGTCGACAACACCCCGGGATCGGTACCGATCGAGACGGCCGAGCTCCCGCGGGAGTGCCTGCTGCTGTTCGGCCAAGAGGGACCGGGCGTCACCGACGGGGCCCGCGAATCGTCGTCGATGACGGTATCGATCGCCCAGTTCGGCTCCACACGCAGCATCAATGCAGGTGTCGCCGCTGGGATCGCCATGCATGCATGGATTCGGCAGCATGCCGACCTCGACACTGCCTGGTGA
- a CDS encoding class F sortase: MPPRSTRWLWTAILTFVLLVSGCASDEVGIAAPDRSPVQSQISVAAPASDVAPAQPEYIELRSSDGTTYLSSPIHPDPLYRGGESGQVLNPVDELPAWWAESGMPGTSTEQTVVVAGHNYSKRDAPFKALRVVAPGDTVVLRTASGTLEYAVESVGPLPKGSLLADNELRRSVPGRLILANCDVQGGEPTDDNFVVVAQLVR, encoded by the coding sequence ATGCCACCTCGTAGTACCCGCTGGCTGTGGACGGCGATCCTGACCTTCGTTCTACTCGTATCAGGTTGTGCGAGTGACGAAGTCGGGATCGCCGCACCCGATCGCTCGCCGGTGCAGTCACAGATTTCGGTGGCTGCGCCTGCGAGCGACGTCGCTCCTGCCCAGCCCGAGTACATCGAGCTCCGATCTTCGGACGGCACCACCTATCTGAGCAGCCCCATCCATCCCGATCCGCTCTATCGCGGCGGCGAGAGCGGCCAGGTGCTGAACCCAGTGGACGAACTACCGGCCTGGTGGGCCGAGAGCGGCATGCCGGGTACCTCGACCGAACAGACGGTAGTTGTTGCCGGACACAACTATTCGAAGCGGGACGCCCCGTTCAAGGCGTTGCGGGTGGTTGCTCCAGGCGACACCGTTGTGCTGCGAACCGCGAGCGGCACTCTGGAGTACGCCGTCGAATCGGTCGGCCCCCTACCCAAGGGATCCCTGTTGGCCGACAACGAACTCAGACGTTCGGTACCGGGACGATTGATCCTGGCCAACTGCGACGTCCAGGGCGGCGAACCGACCGACGACAACTTTGTGGTCGTCGCGCAATTGGTTCGCTAG
- a CDS encoding DUF5666 domain-containing protein codes for MTNPDDPRSPRERDQDAAERNRPDDAHPTEAYPTQASGSPGYQSPGYQDPAQQNPAQQNQDPPAYPPGYQPTQALPPYDPDQQTAANQAYGQTQQYGQPQYGQTQQYGQTQQYGQPQYGQAPGYETQQFGQPQQFGQPQQFGGPPAEEPAADSGGKGPRPWVLALIGLVVLAIVVVFGISFLSGGSDDSNTTAAAPSTSIRPSPSSTPTTTPRSTESGATTTPELIPGGIPEILGQLGSSVGTISANDGSSLTIDGLDGAPVTVQTTPQTQIISLSGTSLASLEVGAFVVVQGESVEDGTIRANVIIETPNLGG; via the coding sequence ATGACGAATCCGGACGACCCACGGTCACCGCGGGAGCGCGACCAGGATGCGGCAGAGCGCAACCGACCCGACGACGCTCATCCCACCGAGGCGTATCCGACTCAGGCGTCCGGAAGTCCGGGGTACCAGAGCCCGGGGTACCAGGACCCGGCCCAGCAGAACCCGGCCCAGCAGAACCAAGACCCACCGGCGTATCCGCCGGGGTATCAGCCCACGCAGGCGCTGCCGCCGTACGACCCCGATCAACAGACAGCAGCAAATCAGGCCTACGGCCAGACTCAGCAGTACGGCCAACCGCAGTACGGCCAGACTCAGCAGTACGGCCAGACTCAGCAGTACGGCCAACCGCAGTACGGCCAGGCGCCGGGTTACGAGACTCAGCAGTTCGGCCAACCCCAGCAGTTCGGCCAACCCCAGCAGTTCGGAGGGCCACCCGCCGAGGAACCCGCCGCCGATTCGGGTGGCAAGGGTCCTCGTCCGTGGGTTCTGGCCCTGATCGGTCTCGTCGTCCTCGCGATCGTCGTAGTTTTCGGAATTTCCTTCCTGAGCGGTGGATCGGACGACTCCAACACCACTGCAGCTGCGCCGTCGACGTCCATTCGGCCCTCGCCGTCGAGTACGCCCACGACCACGCCGCGTTCCACGGAATCGGGTGCGACGACCACGCCCGAACTCATCCCGGGCGGTATTCCGGAGATACTCGGGCAACTCGGTTCGTCAGTGGGAACGATCAGCGCCAACGACGGTTCGAGTCTGACGATCGACGGACTCGATGGTGCGCCGGTCACGGTGCAGACCACGCCGCAGACCCAGATAATCTCGTTGTCCGGCACCAGTCTGGCGTCGCTTGAGGTTGGCGCTTTCGTCGTGGTGCAGGGCGAGTCGGTGGAGGACGGGACCATTCGCGCGAACGTCATCATCGAGACCCCGAATCTCGGCGGTTAG
- a CDS encoding MarR family winged helix-turn-helix transcriptional regulator: MSHSDEDIRDLLSQLVTSSSRFVRLAARFGSDEWPRAWMRALSLLEEYQPLRISTFAELDRCSQPSATALLAKLSNADLVTRRSDPDDSRAVLVEMTEAGHRWLADGRRHLVDGLVPYLSDLDPEQIQKLTDGLGELRSILEPVDHGMRGTLS, from the coding sequence GTGAGCCACTCCGACGAAGACATCCGGGACCTCCTCTCGCAGCTGGTCACCAGTTCGTCACGCTTCGTCCGATTGGCCGCCCGGTTCGGCAGCGACGAATGGCCGCGAGCATGGATGCGGGCCCTGTCGTTGCTCGAGGAGTATCAGCCACTGCGCATTAGCACCTTCGCCGAGCTGGATCGATGCTCCCAACCATCGGCGACGGCGTTGCTCGCCAAGCTGAGCAACGCCGACCTCGTCACCAGACGATCCGACCCCGACGACTCGCGCGCCGTGCTCGTCGAGATGACCGAGGCCGGCCACCGTTGGCTGGCCGACGGTCGACGTCACCTCGTCGACGGACTGGTCCCGTACCTGTCCGACCTCGACCCAGAACAGATCCAAAAACTGACCGACGGCTTGGGTGAACTTCGCAGCATCCTCGAGCCCGTCGATCACGGAATGAGAGGAACTCTTTCGTGA
- a CDS encoding LemA family protein: MTVFVVVAIVVVVVLLLVGYVASTVRRLGRYSEQTEQSLRLVDVELERRHQQLVPFIEAADASGLSADAVRQLGGARSWSRAVRDRDLGPAAQAAAENALSAAFHAVLAEADAGRNVLGNWAFQGPAGELAVTERRIAGAVRVYNDTAYRLSQAIGTFPSSIVAKSRALTAPEPFVETRDVLDEQLSAQVAA, translated from the coding sequence GTGACGGTTTTTGTGGTTGTGGCCATCGTGGTTGTCGTAGTCCTGTTGCTGGTCGGTTACGTCGCGAGCACGGTGCGTCGGCTGGGTCGGTACAGCGAGCAGACCGAGCAGAGTCTGCGGCTGGTCGACGTAGAGCTCGAGCGGCGGCACCAGCAATTGGTGCCGTTCATCGAGGCCGCCGACGCTTCCGGGTTGTCCGCCGATGCAGTGCGCCAGCTCGGCGGTGCTCGCTCGTGGTCCAGGGCCGTGCGTGATCGCGACCTGGGACCGGCGGCACAGGCGGCTGCCGAGAATGCGTTGTCCGCCGCCTTTCACGCCGTTCTCGCCGAGGCGGACGCGGGTCGGAACGTGTTGGGCAACTGGGCGTTTCAAGGACCGGCCGGGGAGCTGGCCGTGACCGAACGTCGAATTGCGGGGGCGGTGCGGGTCTACAACGACACCGCCTACCGACTGTCGCAGGCGATCGGCACCTTCCCGTCGTCCATCGTCGCCAAGTCTCGTGCTCTGACGGCGCCCGAACCGTTCGTGGAGACGAGGGACGTCCTCGACGAGCAGTTGTCGGCCCAGGTCGCTGCGTAG
- the pyrE gene encoding orotate phosphoribosyltransferase — MAESAANSDRQELADLVKDLAVVHGKVTLSSGKEADYYVDLRRATLHHRAGALIGSLMRDLVSDWDFVSVGGLTMGADPVAMSIMHAQGRPIDAFVVRKAAKAHGMQRQIEGPDIVGKRVLVVEDTTTTGNSPLTAVKALRDAGATVVGVATVVDRATGADEVIAAEGLEYRSLLGLADLGL; from the coding sequence ATGGCCGAGAGTGCCGCGAATTCGGACCGGCAGGAACTGGCCGATTTGGTGAAAGACCTTGCCGTCGTGCACGGGAAGGTCACGTTGTCCTCCGGCAAGGAAGCCGATTACTACGTGGATCTGCGTCGGGCGACGCTGCATCATCGGGCGGGCGCGTTGATCGGCTCGTTGATGCGTGACTTGGTCTCCGATTGGGATTTCGTGTCGGTCGGCGGGCTGACCATGGGCGCAGATCCGGTGGCGATGTCGATTATGCATGCCCAGGGTCGTCCGATCGACGCGTTCGTGGTGCGTAAGGCTGCGAAGGCGCACGGCATGCAGCGTCAGATCGAGGGACCGGATATCGTCGGCAAACGCGTTCTGGTGGTGGAAGATACGACGACGACCGGAAATTCGCCGCTCACTGCCGTCAAAGCTCTGCGGGACGCGGGCGCGACGGTCGTCGGGGTGGCCACGGTGGTGGACCGGGCGACCGGGGCGGACGAGGTCATTGCTGCAGAGGGGCTCGAATATCGATCCCTGCTCGGCTTGGCAGACCTCGGCCTGTAA
- the clpB gene encoding ATP-dependent chaperone ClpB: MDSFTPTTKSQAALSAALQAASAAGNPDIRPAHLLVALLDQTDGIATPLLKAVGVDPATVRREAQNLVDRLPSASGSTTTPQLGRETLAAITAAQHLATELDDEFVSTEHLMVGLATGNDDVAKLLSGHGAGANELRDAFQAVRGSARVTSADPENTYQALEKYSTDLTALAREGKLDPVIGRDTEIRRVVQVLSRRTKNNPVLIGEPGVGKTAIVEGLAQRVIAGDVPESLRGKTVVSLDLGSMVAGAKFRGEFEERLKAVLDDIKNSAGQVITFIDELHTIVGAGSTGESAMDAGNMIKPMLARGELRLVGATTLEEYRKYIEKDAALERRFQQVYVGEPSVEDTVGILRGLKERYEVHHGVRITDSALVAAATLSDRYITARFLPDKAIDLVDEAASRLRMEIDSRPVEIDEVERAVRRLEIEEMALAKETDDASKARLDKLRQELADLQEKLAGLSTRWQNEKNAIDSVRVLKEELENLRGESDRAERDGDLGKAAELRYGRIPTLEKELAVKTEASPAQGDVMLKEEVGPDDVADVVAAWTGIPAGRMLEGETAKLLRMEDELGKRVVGQKDAVQAVSDAVRRARAGVADPNRPTGSFLFLGPTGVGKTELAKALAEFLFDDERAMVRIDMSEYSEKHAVARLVGAPPGYVGYEAGGQLTEAVRRRPYTVVLFDEVEKAHPDVFDILLAVLDEGRLTDGQGRTVDFRNTILILTSNLGAGGTKEQVMDAVRRSFKPEFVNRLDDVVVFDALSEDQLESIVDIQLGFLTKRLAARRLTLEVSSPAKMWLAARGYDPLYGARPLRRLIQQAIGDQLAKLLLAGDVHDGDVVSVNASPDGERLILG, from the coding sequence GTGGACAGTTTCACTCCCACCACGAAGTCGCAGGCAGCGCTCTCTGCTGCTCTGCAGGCCGCATCCGCGGCCGGCAACCCGGATATCCGTCCGGCACATTTGTTGGTGGCGTTGCTCGATCAGACCGACGGCATCGCCACTCCACTGCTGAAGGCCGTCGGCGTCGACCCTGCAACGGTGCGTCGAGAAGCGCAGAACCTCGTCGACCGCCTGCCCTCGGCATCCGGCTCGACCACCACTCCGCAACTCGGCCGTGAAACCCTCGCCGCGATCACCGCAGCGCAGCACCTGGCCACCGAACTCGACGACGAGTTCGTCTCCACCGAACACCTCATGGTGGGTCTCGCGACCGGAAACGACGACGTCGCCAAGCTCCTCTCCGGCCATGGTGCCGGAGCCAACGAGCTGCGCGACGCGTTTCAAGCCGTACGGGGCAGCGCTCGGGTGACCAGCGCGGATCCGGAGAACACCTATCAGGCGCTGGAGAAGTACAGCACCGACCTGACGGCGCTCGCGCGAGAAGGCAAGCTCGATCCCGTCATCGGACGCGACACCGAGATCCGCCGCGTCGTCCAGGTGCTGTCCCGGCGAACCAAGAACAACCCGGTGCTCATCGGCGAACCCGGCGTCGGCAAGACGGCCATCGTCGAAGGACTCGCGCAACGCGTCATCGCCGGCGACGTACCGGAAAGCCTGCGCGGCAAGACCGTCGTCTCGCTCGATCTCGGTTCGATGGTCGCGGGCGCGAAGTTCCGCGGTGAGTTCGAGGAGCGGCTCAAGGCCGTGCTCGACGACATCAAGAACTCCGCAGGTCAGGTCATCACGTTCATCGACGAACTGCACACCATCGTCGGAGCAGGCTCGACCGGCGAATCCGCGATGGACGCCGGCAACATGATCAAGCCGATGCTCGCCCGCGGCGAACTGCGGCTCGTCGGTGCGACGACCCTCGAGGAGTACCGCAAGTACATCGAGAAGGACGCTGCCCTCGAACGTCGCTTCCAGCAGGTCTACGTCGGTGAACCCTCGGTCGAGGACACCGTCGGCATCCTGCGCGGGCTCAAGGAGCGCTACGAGGTGCATCACGGTGTCCGGATCACGGACTCTGCCCTGGTCGCCGCGGCAACCCTGAGTGACCGGTACATCACGGCCAGGTTCCTGCCCGACAAGGCGATCGACCTCGTCGACGAGGCTGCATCGCGGCTGCGCATGGAGATCGACTCGCGCCCCGTCGAGATCGACGAGGTCGAACGCGCCGTGCGTCGCCTCGAGATCGAGGAGATGGCGCTGGCCAAGGAGACCGACGACGCGTCGAAGGCTCGCCTGGACAAGCTGCGTCAGGAACTCGCCGACCTGCAGGAGAAGCTGGCCGGGCTCAGCACCCGTTGGCAGAACGAGAAGAACGCCATCGACTCGGTGCGGGTGCTCAAGGAAGAGCTCGAGAATCTGCGTGGCGAATCCGACCGCGCCGAACGCGACGGCGATCTCGGCAAGGCAGCCGAGCTTCGATACGGACGCATCCCGACGCTCGAGAAGGAACTCGCCGTCAAGACCGAGGCGTCGCCCGCGCAGGGTGACGTGATGCTCAAGGAAGAGGTGGGTCCGGACGACGTCGCCGACGTGGTGGCGGCCTGGACCGGAATCCCGGCAGGCCGGATGCTCGAGGGCGAGACCGCCAAACTGCTCCGCATGGAAGACGAACTCGGCAAGCGAGTCGTCGGACAGAAGGATGCGGTGCAGGCGGTGTCCGATGCCGTCCGTCGAGCGCGCGCAGGTGTGGCCGACCCCAACCGTCCGACGGGATCGTTCCTGTTCCTGGGGCCCACCGGTGTGGGTAAGACCGAGCTCGCGAAAGCGTTGGCGGAGTTCCTCTTCGACGACGAACGCGCGATGGTGCGGATCGACATGAGCGAGTACAGCGAGAAGCATGCCGTCGCCCGCCTGGTCGGTGCGCCTCCGGGCTACGTGGGCTACGAGGCCGGCGGACAGCTCACCGAGGCCGTGCGCAGGCGTCCGTACACCGTGGTGCTCTTCGACGAGGTCGAAAAAGCGCACCCCGATGTGTTCGACATCCTGCTCGCCGTACTGGACGAAGGCCGCCTCACCGACGGCCAGGGCCGGACCGTCGACTTCCGCAACACGATCCTGATCCTCACCTCCAACCTCGGTGCCGGCGGTACCAAGGAGCAGGTCATGGACGCGGTGCGACGCTCGTTCAAGCCCGAGTTCGTCAACCGACTCGACGACGTCGTGGTGTTCGACGCCTTGTCCGAGGACCAGCTCGAGTCGATCGTCGACATCCAGCTCGGCTTCCTCACCAAGCGTCTTGCCGCTCGTCGTCTGACGCTCGAGGTGTCTTCGCCGGCGAAGATGTGGCTCGCGGCCAGAGGCTACGACCCGCTCTACGGCGCTCGGCCGCTGCGGCGACTCATCCAGCAGGCCATCGGCGATCAACTGGCGAAGCTGCTGCTCGCCGGGGACGTCCACGACGGCGACGTGGTGTCGGTCAACGCAAGCCCGGACGGCGAACGCCTCATCCTGGGCTAG
- a CDS encoding lysoplasmalogenase family protein → MTVDRVRRARGAALVAGAVTVVGAWTGSTRLQCIAKPLIVPALATALDPARDRVLLAGLAAATAGDVLLIDPDDDSALEWGARAFAVMQGSYACLLLRRGARPTPIDAIPRYAGWAAAAALLARRQPAVASTLSAYGAVLATTSTLSAVSRARGGDRRLMIGGALFTASDALIVFRRLFLSEERQRRTAEAIILSTYVAAQVLLVEALRSGQ, encoded by the coding sequence ATGACTGTCGACCGGGTGCGTCGTGCCCGCGGTGCTGCTCTGGTTGCCGGAGCCGTGACGGTGGTCGGAGCCTGGACCGGCTCGACGCGGTTGCAATGCATCGCCAAGCCGCTGATCGTGCCTGCCCTGGCGACCGCGCTCGATCCGGCTCGCGACCGAGTGCTGTTGGCCGGTCTCGCCGCGGCGACGGCAGGTGATGTTCTGTTGATCGATCCCGACGACGATTCCGCTCTGGAATGGGGCGCGCGTGCATTCGCGGTGATGCAGGGAAGTTATGCCTGTCTGCTTCTTCGCCGAGGTGCACGACCGACACCGATCGACGCGATTCCGAGGTACGCCGGATGGGCGGCCGCGGCGGCTCTGCTGGCCCGACGCCAGCCGGCGGTGGCGTCGACCCTGTCGGCGTACGGAGCCGTGCTGGCGACCACGTCGACGCTCTCTGCCGTTTCCCGGGCGCGCGGCGGCGATCGACGGCTGATGATCGGCGGCGCGCTGTTCACCGCCTCCGATGCGCTGATCGTGTTCCGGCGACTGTTTCTGTCCGAGGAACGTCAACGCAGGACGGCGGAGGCGATCATCCTGTCGACGTACGTGGCGGCGCAGGTGCTACTCGTCGAGGCTCTGCGGTCGGGGCAGTAG
- a CDS encoding DUF6636 domain-containing protein, with protein MLSTCGSSKLGSSKAGKIRSVRGWLVGIGAATALVLSGCSSESAAQPPPPPSTTTPAPTTTAPTTTVAPVTTTEVPLPPPPPPVEPPPTAEPQTTYAAIGGAYYFSSPDGLFQCGIVPLSSRTEAGCQGTTDPVPPRPEDCMINWGNGIRVTNEGPAAFMCSGGVVYTSGGETIDPPLAVGATIAEAGFTCTSAENGISCVDDATGHGFRIAPDSNEVF; from the coding sequence ATGCTGAGCACGTGTGGTTCGAGCAAGTTGGGTTCGAGCAAGGCCGGGAAAATTCGTTCGGTGCGAGGTTGGTTGGTCGGGATCGGGGCGGCCACGGCACTCGTTCTCTCCGGTTGCAGCAGTGAGTCGGCCGCTCAGCCCCCACCGCCGCCGTCGACCACAACGCCTGCCCCGACGACGACCGCGCCCACCACCACCGTCGCTCCGGTGACGACAACCGAGGTGCCGCTCCCTCCGCCTCCGCCGCCGGTCGAACCGCCGCCCACCGCCGAACCGCAGACGACGTACGCCGCCATCGGTGGTGCGTACTACTTCAGTTCTCCCGACGGTCTGTTCCAATGCGGCATCGTGCCGTTGTCCAGCCGTACCGAGGCCGGGTGTCAGGGCACCACCGACCCGGTTCCGCCCCGGCCTGAAGATTGTATGATCAACTGGGGCAACGGAATTCGAGTCACCAACGAGGGTCCCGCGGCATTCATGTGCTCGGGTGGAGTGGTGTACACCTCGGGCGGGGAAACGATCGATCCACCGTTGGCTGTGGGCGCGACCATCGCCGAGGCCGGCTTCACCTGTACATCGGCCGAGAACGGCATCTCGTGCGTCGACGACGCAACCGGCCACGGATTCCGCATCGCACCGGACAGCAACGAAGTCTTTTGA
- a CDS encoding SDR family oxidoreductase has protein sequence MTRPTVFISGAAAGIGRATALKFAASGYLVGAYDIDETGLASLGKEAASLSGRVVTGVLDVTNSDQWETRLKEFVGEGDGRLDILINNAGILAAGAFEDMPLSVHRRQIDINVNGVIYGTLAAFPYLKDTPGAQVVNLCSASAIYGQPELVTYGASKFAVRGITEALDLEWSKYDISVKAMWPLFVQTAMTQGVSTGTTSSLGIKLTVKDVSDAIFAATRPVKRRLHKVHFPVGLPSKALSLGSRFSPAWLTREVNRRLSHT, from the coding sequence GTGACTCGACCAACTGTCTTCATCTCAGGCGCGGCAGCAGGTATCGGCCGCGCAACTGCTCTCAAGTTCGCGGCCAGTGGCTACCTCGTCGGTGCATACGACATCGACGAGACCGGCTTGGCATCACTCGGCAAGGAAGCTGCCTCGCTCAGCGGCCGTGTAGTCACCGGCGTCTTGGATGTAACCAACTCCGACCAGTGGGAAACCCGGTTGAAGGAGTTCGTCGGGGAGGGCGACGGTCGACTCGACATTCTGATCAACAACGCCGGAATCCTTGCCGCGGGTGCCTTCGAGGACATGCCGCTGTCGGTGCACCGTCGTCAGATCGACATCAACGTCAACGGGGTCATCTACGGCACCCTCGCGGCCTTTCCCTACCTCAAGGACACCCCGGGCGCGCAGGTCGTCAACCTGTGCTCCGCGTCGGCCATCTACGGTCAGCCCGAGTTGGTGACCTACGGCGCGTCCAAGTTCGCGGTGCGCGGCATCACCGAGGCGTTGGATCTCGAGTGGAGCAAGTACGACATCTCGGTCAAGGCCATGTGGCCGCTGTTCGTTCAGACGGCGATGACCCAGGGTGTCTCGACGGGCACCACGAGCTCGTTGGGTATCAAGCTCACCGTGAAAGACGTGTCCGACGCGATCTTCGCCGCGACCCGTCCGGTCAAGCGGCGGTTGCACAAGGTGCATTTCCCGGTCGGTTTGCCGTCCAAGGCGCTTTCGCTCGGGTCACGCTTCTCGCCCGCATGGCTCACTCGTGAGGTCAACCGGCGCCTGAGCCACACCTAG
- a CDS encoding MFS transporter, translated as MTTSTSPDSLLKQPRAVWAVAFASVIAFMGIGLVDPILKPIGEQLDASPSQVSLLFTSYMLVTGVAMLITGVVSSRFGPKRTLLVGLAIIVVFAALAGTSGSVGEIIGFRAGWGLGNALFIATALSTIVGAASGGVARAIILYEAALGIGIATGPLVGGVLGGFSWRGPFFGVAALMAVAFILLIVMLPDTPKPAHTTSILDPFRALRHRGLLTVGITALLYNYGFFTLLAYTPFPLDMGTYSIGFIFFGWGLCLAVASVFIAPKLQRAFGTLNMMMLALLLFAVDLAVMAMFTENKTVLIVGTVVAGLFLGVNNTLITETVMISAPVERSTASAAYSFVRFTGGAAAPYLAGKLGESNMHVPFWVGAACTALAIVVLATGRKVLAHVDDHEPAPHSIDEAQAVTVGD; from the coding sequence GTGACCACCAGCACCTCCCCCGACAGCCTGCTGAAGCAGCCGCGCGCGGTATGGGCAGTCGCATTCGCCAGCGTCATCGCCTTCATGGGCATCGGCCTCGTCGATCCCATTCTCAAGCCCATCGGTGAGCAACTCGATGCCTCGCCGTCCCAGGTGTCACTGCTGTTCACCAGCTACATGCTCGTCACCGGCGTCGCGATGCTGATCACCGGAGTGGTGTCCAGCCGCTTCGGCCCGAAGCGCACATTGCTGGTCGGCCTGGCGATCATCGTCGTCTTCGCCGCGCTGGCCGGCACGTCCGGATCGGTCGGCGAGATCATCGGCTTCCGCGCCGGCTGGGGACTGGGCAACGCACTCTTCATCGCCACGGCGCTGTCGACCATCGTCGGTGCCGCGTCGGGCGGAGTTGCGCGCGCGATCATCCTCTACGAGGCCGCGCTGGGTATCGGCATCGCGACCGGTCCCCTCGTCGGCGGTGTCCTGGGTGGATTCAGCTGGCGTGGACCGTTCTTCGGCGTCGCGGCACTGATGGCCGTCGCGTTCATCCTGCTCATCGTCATGCTCCCGGACACCCCCAAGCCCGCGCACACCACATCGATCCTCGATCCGTTTCGTGCTCTTCGGCACCGCGGATTGTTGACCGTCGGGATCACTGCTCTGCTCTACAACTACGGCTTCTTCACCTTGCTGGCGTACACGCCGTTCCCGCTCGACATGGGCACCTACTCGATCGGATTCATCTTCTTCGGCTGGGGTCTGTGCCTGGCCGTGGCGTCGGTGTTCATCGCACCGAAGCTGCAGCGGGCCTTCGGAACGCTGAACATGATGATGCTCGCGCTACTGCTGTTCGCCGTCGACCTGGCCGTCATGGCGATGTTCACCGAAAACAAGACGGTCCTGATCGTGGGCACCGTCGTGGCCGGGTTGTTCCTCGGCGTCAACAACACCCTGATCACCGAGACGGTCATGATCTCGGCACCGGTCGAACGGTCGACGGCATCGGCTGCCTACAGCTTCGTTCGCTTCACCGGTGGAGCAGCGGCGCCGTACCTGGCAGGCAAGCTGGGCGAGTCCAACATGCACGTGCCGTTCTGGGTGGGTGCCGCGTGCACCGCGCTGGCGATCGTCGTCCTGGCCACCGGACGAAAGGTGCTCGCTCACGTCGACGACCACGAACCTGCACCTCACAGCATCGACGAAGCCCAGGCTGTGACGGTCGGCGACTGA
- a CDS encoding Rv1733c family protein — protein MRRKLTGQARSAHTDFSGYPNPLLRDCDVRQARIKHWVTALLIVMIPVSLWLGLSAHADQQQRLETQSSSIHQVTATTTATAETTSVASTEFGSSGAAAATAVDSRWVYRGVEHTGRVSVDTGSPAGTTTEIWVDNSGNLSLRPLTSADVVAASIFNAVGSWVLVAVVLIGFYHVMCFRYDGRRNAEWDRDIADLLSRH, from the coding sequence ATGCGCCGTAAACTCACCGGGCAGGCCCGCTCGGCACACACCGACTTCTCCGGCTACCCCAACCCGTTGCTCCGCGACTGCGACGTCCGTCAGGCCCGCATCAAGCACTGGGTCACCGCGTTGCTGATCGTCATGATTCCGGTGTCGCTGTGGCTCGGGCTGAGCGCCCACGCCGATCAGCAACAACGCCTCGAGACTCAGAGCAGCTCGATTCACCAGGTCACCGCAACCACGACGGCAACCGCCGAGACGACGTCCGTTGCCTCGACCGAGTTCGGCTCGTCCGGTGCCGCAGCTGCCACTGCCGTCGACTCACGCTGGGTCTACCGGGGCGTCGAGCACACCGGGCGCGTCAGCGTCGACACCGGTTCTCCGGCGGGCACCACCACCGAGATCTGGGTCGACAACAGCGGCAACCTGAGCTTGCGACCACTGACGTCGGCGGATGTCGTCGCCGCATCCATCTTCAACGCAGTCGGTAGCTGGGTGCTGGTCGCGGTGGTTCTCATCGGCTTCTACCACGTGATGTGCTTCCGGTACGACGGTCGACGCAATGCCGAGTGGGATCGCGACATCGCCGATCTCCTGAGCCGACACTGA